The genomic window AATTCTCTGTATTTGCATCTATTTTGTCCACTTTTTTCTCTGTTTAACATATTAAGCACAGTTATTTTGAAATCCTTACCTGCCAAATCCAATATTTGGATCATTTGTGGGTCTgcttctattgtttttctcttgtatATTGGTCccgtttttcttcctttttgcctGTTTTATAATGTTTATCATATGTTGCATTTTGGGTATAAAAGAAGGGTAAAATATTATGTTATTCCTTTCCCCAACTTCTCCCCGAGGGTTCCCAAAGGAGCTAGTTACCTTGATGTGATCAAGCATTGAGCTGAGTTGGGGCAGAGTTACAGTTCTGATAAACCTCAGATCTGGGAAAGCCTGGCCAGTCTCTGTCTCTCCAAATCTTTCAAATTCTGCTCTAAAGAGATTTTAAAGTTAGCTCTTTAGCCTCCCGCAGTTTCAAAACCTGGCCAGTATCTTGAGGGAGAAATCAGTTTGTTTCAGGGCCCCTCCCTCTAAACCTCTGCCTTTccagcccagcccctgcctgGTTGCCCACACTGCTCCAGAATGTTCCATGGGGGAAACTGGCTTTGTATTTTGGTTCCTCTAGGTGCCAATCCATAGCACAGTCCCTGTAAGCACCTTTTCTCCCCCTGCTCCCCAACAGCACTTCTTAATTCTGATCATCAGAGATGTCCCAGATCAGCAAATGTCTCAGGGAATAGAATACCTGTGCATCATCAGTTCATCTTGGAGGGGCTTTCTCCTCCTTGAAATTTTTATTCATATAGTCTTCAATTTCTTAACACTACTTGCCATTATCTTTAAAAACTGCTATCTTCGTCTGATGTTTCCTCTTCGCTGTTGCAATGGGAGTGGGGGCTGTGAGGACCTACCACATCCTACCCTGAAGCAGAAGTTCTTCATTTCCACTTTTCACCACTTCTAATGGAGACACAGTTTGAATTTTCACTTAGTCACACTCTAACTCGATTTCCTCTTGTTTAAACAAGTATTAGGCCTTTCACCTTTCAACCCTTTGAAACTGGATATCAACGGCTTGTTGAACTTTCTTGAAAGATGGTCATTTTTACCTCAAAATTCTTACTGCTTTGTCCTTTGGAGCTAAAAGTCTTCCtagtttctgtttttctgtttgtttatacttcttctttttctttttttttggctgcaccgcacaacatgcaggatcttagttcctcaaccagggattgaacccacttcaggagaagcacacagtcttaactgctggaccaccaggaaagtccctctttgTCTTTTTTACCTTCACCGTTGCTGCTAGAAAAGTTTCAAATAACCTTTTAGGTTTCGGGGGACTTAAGGGAGGAAGTGAGGGCCCCTCATTGCTCGGTAAACTTGTCTTGAGAGATGcaaagcattttctttctctccagccACTCCCTCCGCTCTGGGTGGAGCTCCAACTTTCCCTGAcactctcctcttccctcctgtGTCTCATCTGACTGTGGGACACAGACTCAGGGTCTGTAAACATTTATAAgctaatgacttccctggtggctcagctggtaaagaatccacctgcaatgtgagagacctggttcaatccctgggttgggaagatcccctggagaagggaaaggctactcactccagtattctggcccagagaattccatggactatatagtccataggtttgcaaagagtcggacacgactgagcaactttcactttcacaaacctcAGCTGCCAGCCTTTACTTCACTCTGAGCTTCCAGACTTACATGTTGCACTTAGATCCCCACAGGCCCCTCAAATGCTTCTCCTAACTCGCCATCGTTCCCATAGCTCTGATCCTCTGCCTGGGCTCCTAGTTCAGAAATAACACCTCCATCTGGTCTGAAGCCTGCACATTGTCCtggtctctctccctcctccccaagtCTCACGTCCAACAGCTACCAACCACACCACGTCGGTTCCACCCTGGGAACGCTGCCcgtcctcctccttccccacggCCACGGTACAGGCCCTCTGGTCCTCCTAAGACCTGCCCTCCAGAGGACTGCACATGCTGAGAGCACCTGATGAGCACAAATGGATTTATTATTTCTGCCTGGAAGAGGAAGCCCTGGAAGGAGCAGGGATGCAGGGcaggccaggagctgcagccCTGCTCACAGCATAGAATCCAGAGGCTGGAGTCCAGGACGTCGAAGAGCTGTCCAGCAGAGTGAGCTGGAGCCCCGTTGAGGAGGTATGATGTTGCCCGCAGGGGCCGCTGGCTTGAGCAGTGAGGCCCAGCCTCACCGGTGCCGCTTTCGGATGCTCTGTAACTCCTGGTAGATGACGCTGAAGGTGGGCCGCTGCCCTGGCTCGTAGGCCCAGCACTGCTCCATGAGTCTGAACACAGCGTCAGGGCACAGCTCAGGGCAGGGCAGACGGCCCCCTGTGAGGACAAGCACAGCATACCAGGCATAAGGAGGGGGTCTGAGGGCCCCTGGCAGCCCCTGGGGACATGGCAGCTTAAGCTGCAaagttctccttttttttttcttgcagcaTTTTTAAGGAGCCCCCTGTTCTTTCCCAGAAACACAGAGATTCTAATCTCAAGTCACTGTgtgctagctgtgtgactcttGTGAAATCTCAATTTCCGTCTGTAAAAGAGACCTTTTAATCCTGACCTCACATGTTAAGAAGAGtaaatgaggggcttccctggtggctcagtggtaaagaatccacctgccaacgcaggagacatgggttcaatccctggtccgggaagatcccacgtgctgcagagcaattaagcccatgtgccacaactactgagcctgtgctctagagcctgggagctgcagctactgaagcctgcgtgcctagagcccatgctccccaacaagagaaaccaccacaatgagaagcccaagcactgcaactacagagtagctcccgctcgctgcaactagaaaaaagcccacacagccGCGAGGATCCAGAGCAGCCGAAAATAAttgaatacataaaaattttcaaaaaagagtaaatgaaataaaggtATAGCCTGGCACATAACAGGGGTTCCCTGGATGGTACCTCAAGAATTGTCCTTACTGTGCCCCAGTGGGGAAGATAGACAGGAGACCTGGAAGAGTCCAGCTGGAGAGCCAGGAAGAGGGCCTGGCTCTGGGGCCACTGTCAGGCCACCGGTTCCCTTACCCTTTTCCACGAACTCCCGGGTCTGCTGATTGCTGAGGTTGGGGTAGGGGGAGGCCCCCAGGCTGAAGGTCTCCCAGAGCAAGATGCCAAAGCTCCACACATCGCTCTCGGAGGAGTAGCGGCCTGCGAGGAGGTGAGGCAGCGTGAGTGGGCTGCGCCCACCGGCCACAGAGGGGCAGGCGGTGGCACCCGTGCCCGGCCTCGGGCCTTGTGGCCAGCGTGGATCAGGCCCAGGTACCGTAGTTAAGGGCCTCCGGTGCAGTCCACTTCACGGGGACTTGTCTGAGACCCCCTGAGGCCGCGTAGATCCCGTCGGCTTCCTCCCGGGACATCCCGAAGTCGCTGATTTTCAGGACATTCTTCTCTGTCACCAGGCAGTTCCGAGCAGCCAGGTCCCTGGGCAAAGCAGGACACAGGGCTTGTGTGGCCAATGTCCATGTGGCATCTGCCAGCTGCCTGGCCAGGGCGCACTCGACACAGCCATGGGCCAGAGCTGCCCCTGCAACAATGCCTGGTCCCTTTGAGGCACACCCCACCTCTGGAGCTGGTGGCTGCTGGtgaaggggcaggggtgggggaggggtgttgGGATGGCCTGCCatgcccacccctcaccccctcaCCGGTGAATGCAGCATTTGCTCTCCAGGTACTCCATGCCCGCGGCTGCGTCCCCTACCATCTGCAGCAGTGTCTTCACCCGCAGGCGGGCTCCCTCCGTCCGAAGGAAGGTCAGGAAGTCGCCCCCTGGGAGTGGGCAGTGTTGGTGGGGAAAGCTCGGTGAGCCTTTGGATGGGGGGTTTGAGACGGAAGAGACCTAGCCCAGCTGAGTGCCCCACCCCCAGAAATCAGCCCCCTTGGCTCACCCTGCACAAGCTCCATGACGATGTAGATGGGCTGTTTTTGGGTGCAGACGCCAATGAGACGCACGATGTTTGGGTGGCTGTACTGCTTCAGGATCCTGCGGGGTTGGGGGTGCTGCTTATGCTCCGCCtcgggcaggggtgggagggatcTTACACATTCGCTTCCCTAGCCCCTGGAGTCCCAGGGAAGGCCAGGTGGCCCGAGGGAGAACAGAAGACAGGCAGCAGAGGAGAAGAGCAGCTGACCAGGACGTGTGATTTCGGGTGGGTCCCCGAGCCTGGACCCTGCCAAGCTACGGGGGGGCCAGGACGCTTAAACAACACGGCAGAAGTCAAGCCCTTTGGAGGTCAAACGTCCTGCCATGCACTGGGAAAGTTGTAGTATGGGGGACCTACAGGGATGGGTGTTCTATCACCCACCTCGCTTCCTGGAGAAACTTGGCCTTGAGGTCAGGAGGGAGTGTCTCGCGACAAGATTTCACCGCCACCAGGGTGTTGTCTGCTCGCAGGCGTCCGCTAAACACTTCGCCAAAGTTGCCCTGAAACAGTCTGGGGTTCCTACCTGTCTTCCCTGGACTGTGGGCCTCTCCTGCACCCAGGAGCGCAGCCCACCCTGTCCCTACCCGCCCTTGACTCAGcaccaccccccctccccatGCTTAGTCCTGCTCATTTTGGCTCTCAGTTCAGGGGGCCAAGCAGACATAGGGGACAGGCGGAGAAAGTCACCTCTGATTGACTACAGTCACTGAGACTGTGACGTGCAGGGTTCAAAAATCACTTTTGCTTGGGTTGGAAAAGCATTCTGAGTTTTAGGACAGTGGCTTCTTTCCTAAGAACgtattgtatgtatttatattcgtttatatttgtttatctatttatttttggccatgccatgcagcaggcaggatcttagtttcccgataggaatcaaacttgtgccccctgcatggggagcatggagtcttcaccactggccCGCCAGGCCACAAGCTGATATTTTATAGGTCACATGAATAGAGCGTGTCTCACCTCCTTGAGGTGGGCGGTGGGTGGGGGTGATGTGCGTGCGTGTGAGGGGAGTAGGGTGCGGAGCTGGCAAAAGAAGCGTCTCTGGGGAGTTGTCAGGGCAGGCACTCTCCCCTCGGTTTCTGGCAGGATGGTGTATGGCAGTGGATGGACGGTGGACAGGGGTGCAAGCTGGGAATCAGATTGAGGGTGGGAAGGCAGGCGGCCAGGAGCTGGCAGAGCACACTCGACTCACCCGTCCAATCTGCTCGCCTAGCACCAGGTCCTCGTGGCTTAGCGCCCACTTGTCCTGAGGAAGGGAGGTGGTTGGAGGGGTCGGAGGTCAGTGGCGGGCACACGTGCTGGGCCCTACAAAGGACTGAACACCCCCCACCAACGCTGTGTCTTTCATTGCTTGGCATCTTGGTTTGttgctctgtaaaatggggactgGACCCAGGATCACACCTAGATGACTCGGGGACCAGACAGGCGCACTGAGTGTATGAGCACCAGCCTGGCATATGAGGTCCAGGAAACGGGAGTGATCTTGACGTTCCAAGCCTAGCGGGAGGCTGACTGGGCTCCCTGTATGTATTAATATGCAtcctgtatgtgtgtgctaaagTCGcttacagttgtgtctgactctttgtgactctatggatggtagccccaccgggcttctctgtgcatgggattttccaggcaagaatactgggtgggttgccatcttcttcaccaggggaatcttcccaacccggggactgaacccacattgctcgcgtctcctgaactggcaggtgggttcctcccacctagcaccacctgggaagcccacatatgtaGATGAATTGCCGGGGACCTGAAAAGCCCTTGGCGTTAGGATCCTCTGTGGGCCTAAACCCGCAGCCCCTAGCCCCTGCCCCAGGCTCACCTTGGGCACGGCCCTGTTCAGGATGATGCCACTCTTCTTGGTGAGGGGCTGCTGGGAGCGCAGCAGGTGGTCGATGAGCAGGGGGATGCTGGGAAAACCATCTCCTTCCAGTCGGTACAGGttctgcaggggtggggggacctGGGGTCAACGGCCTCCATTGCTGGGGGCAGGGAGTCACTGAGCcatgggagaggagaggaaggaagagcagTGGAGAGAAAGGGACTGCCTGGGGCGAGAGGCAGAGATCTGAGGGTGCACGACGAGCCTGCTCCCCCATCTTATGGGGGGATGCAGGCTGAAGGCTTAACTTCTGTTGGTTTTTGCAGGGATTGGGTGGTCTCTGCGGCCCCTTTCAGCTCTGCCGGGAGGCATCTAAGATATAGCAGCTCCTTTCTACCGCCTCAAGGTCATTCTCTGctgaagggaaggggaggggaggggaggagagggaagggaaggagaggctggggtCCACTCACGTCAGCGGACTGGATGATGAAGTGCCGGGGCTGGCCGTCCCAGAGCACCGACAGCACATACTCCTGCTTGCCCTGGCTCTCCCGGACGAGGAAGTCCCCGGAATGTGTCAGGAGCTCAGCCACCTCTGTCCGCGGGATGGCCCCGTGGTACCACACCTGCTCATGCAGGGGTTTCTGCACCTCTGGAACGAGCTGCAGCGGAGGGGGGAGCTGGAAAGGCACGGGGGAGGAGCAAGGAGGAGTCGCTAGGCCAGCCAGTTGGTTGTGGGGGAGGTGTCTCTGGCTGTCTGCCTCTCACAGGCTTCCCGTCCTCACAAACCACCGAAGTGCCACATAGAGCCTCCTGCAACCCTCAGAACCAGCAATAAACTTGCCCAGGCTGGCCGACCTCAAACCAAGCTTTGCCTTGAACACCAGTCTGCAGCCTGCAACCACTCCAGGAGCAGGGAGAGCCCTGGGGTGACCGTGCCACACAACGTGGGTGATAGAGAAGAAGGGGTAGGCAGAGGTGACAGGATCTGGACTCCCAGGGAACAGAGGGGTGCCCCAGTAAAAGTGGCCTGGGAGGAGCCTTCAGTAACTAAACTCCGGGACTAAACCTAGTGGCCTAGGGAGACATCCCTGAGAGCCCTGGCCTGGCCCACCCCTTAGGGAAGGGTGGAGCTGTGGATCCACTCACCGAGAACTTGGGACGGAAGATTCCCGAGATGTGGCTTTTGAGGATCTCCAGGGTGGGCGTCCTTCCCCCTTCTCGCTCCTGCTCCTGAGGCCAGGGACAGACGTCAGCGGGTGGCCGGgcttggggagggagggggaggtgaAAATGAGGCGGGCAGCCCCTGGGGGTGGGCGGGCAGGGCTGGCGGCATGGGGGCAGCCGGTGGGCGGCTCACCGAGGAGGAGGTGGAGTGGCGGTCGTCCTGCAGAAGCAAGACGGGCTGGGGCTCGCCGGGGCCCAGCCACTCCAGCTTGGCCTGCAGCAGCTCCTGCTGGGCCTGCAGCTTGGCCTGCCTGCACAGCGCgacctgcagcccctgcagtgCCTCCTGCAGTGCCTGCTTCTTGCCCAGCAGCTGCACCCTGCAGGCAGGGGCGGGCAGTgatggaggggagagagggggtCAGCCTGCAGCTGAAGGCTAGGGGTGAGCCAGGCAGGCTGGATGGAGGGCAGGGAGGACCAGGAGGCCGCTGTCAGCAGGCCCCACTCACCGCTCCCGGGGGTGGGTGGTCTGCTCCTCATTCCAGAGCTCTCGCTGCAGCTGAGTGACTGCTTCCTGCCGACTGAGCACCGTCTGGGTGGCTGCGGCCAGGTCATCTGTCACCGAGGTCAGCCTGTGCCCGGAGGAAGGGCAGTGTGAGAGCCATGCCCCTCGGCTGCCTCCCTGCCAAGCCGAGTAAGCCCGGCAGGCTGGCCGCAGTGCTGCATGGGCAGCGTCTACCGCCCCCCTCGGTCCCCAGGAGAGCCCCCACACACGTGTGCTGCACGCTCTCCACTGTCAGTTCGTTCAGCTGCAGCTCCCCGGGCTCCAGCAGCTCAGTCTCCTCCAGCAGTGACTCGTCAAAGGTGACACAGGGTGGGATGTCAGGGGCGGACCTACGGCAACGGTGCCCGTCAGTGCCCGACAGTCCAGCCGCCCAGGCGCCCGGCCCCCGCAAGGAGGGGCTTACCCGTACTGCTGCAGGAAGCCTTGGTACTCAGCCTCCGGCTGGATGCGGGCCACTGCTGCAGCCATCTCCCGGTGAATGGTCACCACCTCGTCTTGCACCAGGCTGCTAATCTCCAGGTACTCCTGCAGggtctccttcctgcccccagaccagaccctgggtcagggagacctCAGGCTGGACGAGGCTAGAAGCTTGGGGCCCATGGCACTGGATTTGGGctcacctcccccctcccccatcactgACCAATCAAATGACCCCAGGCAAGTCACTTAGCATCTCCCGGAAGTCATAACAAGGCCCCAGTGACCGCAGATGAGTGGAGCGTTTGGTGTGAGGAAGTGCTCGGGAAATGTGAGCTGCAAATGTGTCTGCTCTGGGCAGTCAGCCCCACAGTGGGGCTCCGGGGGCTCTGATAACCCCCGAAGCCATCACTGTGCTGACCCCATATTGATACCTCCAGTCCCAACACCTCCCAGAGCTTCAGTTGTCTCATGTAACCATCCATCTATTCAACACATCCCATTGGACATCTCTTAGACACCCAGACTCCACCAGCTGAAAAATGAACTCCTCTGGCTGTCCTCTGAACCTGCTTCTCTCAGTGCCTTCTCCACGTGGCCTCTGCCTTCCAGGGGCTCTGGACCAAGCCCCTGGAGCCATCCTTGACTGTTCTGTCCACACCCCGCTTCCAGTCCATGAGGAAATTCCACTGGCTCCACTTTCAAAGTACTTCCGAGACCGGACCACTTCTCCCCTCCATTGCTACTGCCTGGGTTTAGTGGCCGTAGTCTGTGGTCCGGATCACTGCAGTGGCTCCTGTCTGGTCTAATCCTGTCTTGCCCCCTTAAGTCTATTCTTAACTTGGCAGCCAGACTGACCTTAGTAAGACGGCTCAGATCCGGCCACTCTTCTGGTCCACTCGGAGCCAAAGTCCTCACAATGGCCTGCCGGACCCTCTATTATCCTCCTGCAGCCCCTCGTCTGACTTCCTGTGCTCTGCACAGGCTACCCTGGCTTCCTAGCTGTTCCTTGATTTCAGGCATTCTCCCACCTCGAGCCTGCGGTTCCCTCTTTCTAGTATGACCCTTCTCCAAACATCTGCCTGGCTCACCCTTGCACTTTTGAGGGTTTCCCAGACCATTCCCCTTAAAATAGTAAGCtcccggacttccctggtggtccagtgcaggtctgccagtgcaggggacacaggtcgatccctgctctgggatggtcccacatgcctcagggcgactactcctgtgtgctgcaactcctAAAGcttatgctctagagcccgtgttccaccagagaaaagccctcacagcacaactagagagtagcccctgatcgctgcaactagagaaagccctttgcacagcagtgaaaacccagtgcagccaaaactaagtaagtaaagataaaaaataaatacatataaagaacTGTCTcataaaaaaaatcccaaaaaacAATAACCTCCTACCCTGCCCCCCTGCATccccattttcttatttttctccataacatCTATCACCTGTAACAGGCTTTCTGCTTTACTTGctgatttccttttgtttttccacAAATGAATAATCCTAGAGGACAGAATTTTGTCTCTATTTGAAAGTCTCTATTTGAAAGAATTTTGTCTCTATTCTCTGCTGGGTCACCCAGGAGAGCCTAGAATGGTGTTCAATAcatataatgaaagtgaaagtgctaatCACTCAGAAGAGTTTcgtccgactcttctgtgaccccatggacagaggagcctgtccatgggattctccaggcatgaatactgaagtgggttgccattcccttctccaggggaatcttcctgacccagggatcaaacccaggtctcccgcattgcaggcagattctttaccatctgagccaccagggaagagcccaTACACATAATAGAACCCTGCAATAAGGGCCCCAGAATAATATAATTTGGATGTCAACTGACTGGCCCAGGGCTCATTTGCACGTGATTACAAGACTGTCAGTTTCACAGGGTGGGGTTTTCTGGACCCTGCCTCTGGGCGTTAGGGCTGTGGCGGGCTAGGTGGGAGCAGggatgggcggggctgtgggcTCACAGGATGCAGGCCATCTCCTGGTGCAGGTCTTGCAGGGACTGAAGCAGGCTGGGCAGCATGAGCcggtggtggtgctggtgatgCAACTGTGCTGCCCGCACGCCCAGGACGTAGCGGTTGTGGTGAGCAAAGAGCTTCCACAGGCTGCGCACATACTTGTCCTTGGCCTTGTCACGGTCCTTGTCTACCAGATCGGGGGAAGGAAGTGAGGGTTACCCAGAGCAGAGGCCTAGGCAGCGCCCGCTGCCCCGTGATACCTGTGGAAGGGCCCGGGCTGAATCCCCACCCTTTTCAGGGAGGGAAGCCTCGGACCTTTGCCGGCCTCCTGGTACTTGCGCCGGGCCTGGGCGCTGTCCCGTGCCAGGGCTCGGTACTGGCTTTTCAGCTTCTCAATGTCCTGGCTGTGActctggagagagaggagggatcGGTGTAATTCAGCAGGTCCCTGGAGGATTCCTGCCTAAGGTGCAGCCCTGGATGGGGCCTGTGGTCCAGGTGGGCAAGTGCTCCAAGCCCATACTTCAGGAAGGACCTGGAGACCCCTGAGACTTAGCCGTTGCTGTTGAGGTTAAGGTCAGAGGAGCTAGGCTAAGGACAGGGAGGCTCTGGGGGTGGCAGAGAGCTGGACTGGGCAGGCGACAACTGTCCCTCCTTGGCCT from Bos taurus isolate L1 Dominette 01449 registration number 42190680 breed Hereford chromosome 21, ARS-UCD2.0, whole genome shotgun sequence includes these protein-coding regions:
- the FES gene encoding tyrosine-protein kinase Fes/Fps isoform X1, which translates into the protein MGFSSELCNPQGHGAVQQMQEAELRLLEGMRKWMAQRVKSDREYAGLLHHMSLQDSGGQSRGIGPHSLISQSWTELTSQTEGLSRVLRQHAEDLNSGPLSKLSLLIRERQQLRKTYNEQWQQLQQEFTKSHSQDIEKLKSQYRALARDSAQARRKYQEAGKDKDRDKAKDKYVRSLWKLFAHHNRYVLGVRAAQLHHQHHHRLMLPSLLQSLQDLHQEMACILKETLQEYLEISSLVQDEVVTIHREMAAAVARIQPEAEYQGFLQQYGSAPDIPPCVTFDESLLEETELLEPGELQLNELTVESVQHTLTSVTDDLAAATQTVLSRQEAVTQLQRELWNEEQTTHPRERVQLLGKKQALQEALQGLQVALCRQAKLQAQQELLQAKLEWLGPGEPQPVLLLQDDRHSTSSSEQEREGGRTPTLEILKSHISGIFRPKFSLPPPLQLVPEVQKPLHEQVWYHGAIPRTEVAELLTHSGDFLVRESQGKQEYVLSVLWDGQPRHFIIQSADNLYRLEGDGFPSIPLLIDHLLRSQQPLTKKSGIILNRAVPKDKWALSHEDLVLGEQIGRGNFGEVFSGRLRADNTLVAVKSCRETLPPDLKAKFLQEARILKQYSHPNIVRLIGVCTQKQPIYIVMELVQGGDFLTFLRTEGARLRVKTLLQMVGDAAAGMEYLESKCCIHRDLAARNCLVTEKNVLKISDFGMSREEADGIYAASGGLRQVPVKWTAPEALNYGRYSSESDVWSFGILLWETFSLGASPYPNLSNQQTREFVEKGGRLPCPELCPDAVFRLMEQCWAYEPGQRPTFSVIYQELQSIRKRHR